A single region of the Jatrophihabitans sp. GAS493 genome encodes:
- a CDS encoding oxidoreductase, with translation MRFFGRRKSDGAGELRTATSADTRHLQEFVASREGVEAYLEPRTAVTETTVVLVASSGEWTRRRVDGADGATDFAKRNAIPLYDAAMVGYPQRMREWTQKRKLAGETGPPGASSPTT, from the coding sequence ATGCGCTTCTTCGGCCGGCGGAAGAGTGACGGGGCGGGCGAACTGCGCACTGCCACATCGGCGGACACCCGCCATCTGCAGGAGTTCGTCGCGTCTCGCGAGGGCGTCGAGGCCTATCTCGAGCCCCGGACCGCGGTGACCGAGACAACTGTTGTGTTGGTCGCCTCATCCGGGGAGTGGACACGCCGTCGGGTTGACGGAGCTGACGGCGCCACCGACTTCGCCAAGCGCAACGCCATCCCGCTCTACGACGCGGCGATGGTCGGGTATCCGCAGCGGATGCGTGAGTGGACCCAGAAGCGGAAATTGGCGGGGGAGACCGGCCCTCCCGGAGCCTCCAGCCCCACTACCTGA
- a CDS encoding leucyl aminopeptidase has protein sequence MATVSLVGIDAQLPKTVIVGVLKGPDGPVLAPGANVVTSVLGRKLLAALKTLAATGRAEEITKVATLGLASFDLVVAVGLGAPQPGGALEPETVRRAVGAAVRSLSGTNAVHVAIGTGADLAISAAAAEGALLGGYSFTEFKSSPKRAGATRIGIATSDPKSRPAVASLRRAKALADAVVLTRDLVNAPPNEIYPATLAKRFSDAATAAGIAVEILDERALKRGGYGGILGVGAGSVRPPRLVRVSYSGTRARTRVALVGKGITYDSGGLNLKPGSGMATMKSDMGGAAAVVATVVAAAKLRLPIEVTATVSLAENMVSGSSYRPSDVLTLRSGKTLEIANTDAEGRIVLADAISRACEDSPDYLIEASTLTGAQVVALGNRVIAAMGEPVFRDRVTAAGNSVGEAVWSMPLPDDLRPGLESQVADLSNLPAQGWGGMLAAGLFLGEFVSEGLPWVHLDIAGPSFNSSAPHGYTPKGGTGAAVRTLLASLELLATEG, from the coding sequence ATGGCAACAGTCTCACTGGTCGGCATCGACGCTCAGCTTCCGAAGACGGTCATCGTCGGCGTTTTAAAGGGGCCGGACGGGCCGGTCCTGGCTCCCGGCGCCAACGTGGTGACATCGGTGCTCGGGCGGAAGCTGTTGGCCGCGTTGAAAACGTTGGCCGCCACCGGCCGCGCCGAGGAGATAACGAAGGTCGCGACATTGGGCCTGGCCTCCTTCGACCTCGTGGTCGCGGTCGGACTCGGCGCACCTCAACCCGGCGGGGCGCTGGAGCCGGAGACGGTTCGCCGAGCCGTCGGGGCGGCCGTCCGTAGCCTCTCCGGCACGAACGCCGTTCACGTGGCGATCGGAACCGGCGCCGACCTTGCGATCTCGGCCGCGGCCGCCGAAGGGGCGCTGCTCGGCGGCTACAGCTTCACCGAGTTCAAGTCCTCCCCCAAACGAGCCGGTGCCACCCGCATCGGCATCGCCACGAGCGATCCCAAGAGCCGCCCCGCGGTGGCGTCACTACGCCGGGCCAAGGCGTTGGCTGACGCCGTCGTACTGACCCGCGATCTGGTGAACGCGCCGCCGAACGAGATCTACCCGGCCACCCTGGCCAAGCGGTTCAGCGATGCGGCGACGGCCGCCGGCATCGCCGTGGAGATCCTCGACGAGCGAGCCCTCAAACGCGGCGGCTACGGCGGCATCCTCGGAGTCGGGGCGGGCTCGGTCCGACCGCCGCGGTTGGTTCGGGTGAGTTACTCGGGCACTCGCGCGCGCACCCGGGTTGCCCTGGTCGGCAAGGGCATCACGTACGACTCGGGCGGCCTGAACCTGAAGCCGGGTAGCGGCATGGCCACGATGAAGTCCGACATGGGAGGGGCCGCCGCCGTGGTGGCCACCGTCGTCGCCGCGGCCAAGTTGCGACTGCCGATCGAGGTCACCGCCACCGTCTCGCTGGCCGAGAACATGGTGTCGGGGAGCTCCTACCGCCCATCGGATGTACTGACCCTGCGCAGCGGCAAGACGCTCGAGATCGCGAACACCGACGCCGAGGGTCGTATCGTGCTGGCCGACGCGATCTCGCGAGCCTGCGAAGACAGCCCGGACTACCTCATCGAGGCCTCGACCCTCACCGGCGCCCAGGTGGTCGCGCTCGGCAACCGGGTCATCGCTGCCATGGGTGAGCCGGTCTTCCGGGACCGTGTCACCGCAGCCGGCAACTCGGTCGGCGAAGCCGTCTGGTCGATGCCGCTACCCGACGATCTGCGTCCGGGACTGGAGTCGCAGGTGGCGGACCTCAGCAACCTCCCGGCCCAGGGCTGGGGCGGCATGCTCGCGGCCGGATTGTTTCTCGGCGAGTTCGTCAGTGAAGGCCTGCCCTGGGTTCACCTCGACATCGCCGGGCCGTCGTTCAACAGCAGCGCACCTCACGGCTACACGCCGAAGGGCGGCACGGGAGCGGCGGTGCGCACCCTCCTCGCGTCCCTGGAACTGCTGGCGACAGAGGGGTGA
- the gcvT gene encoding glycine cleavage system aminomethyltransferase GcvT yields MTELLRSPLYDRHVALGAKLADFGGWEMPIEYTASGGGVLKEHAAVRDAVGIFDVSHLGKALVAGPGAAEFVNSCLTNDLRRIAPGSAQYTLCCDSAGGVVDDLIAYLVSDDEVFLVPNAANTAAVVERLVAAAPDGIEVRGQHRDYGVLAVQGPRSADVLAALDLANDLPYMAYIDDTFNGEPIRICRTGYTGEHGYELLPKWDTSVQVWDALTEVISGFGGMPAGLGARDTLRTEMGYPLHGQDLSLQISPLQARSGWAVGWKKETFWGREALLAEKAAGPARVLWGLSAVGRGIPRAHMELLDATGGVIGEVTSGTFSPTLKRGIGLALVSVDAGVAEGDEVVLDVRGRPSPVVIVKPPFVPSHVR; encoded by the coding sequence ATGACTGAGTTACTGCGATCCCCGCTCTATGACCGCCACGTCGCGCTGGGGGCGAAGCTGGCCGACTTCGGCGGCTGGGAGATGCCGATTGAATACACGGCCAGCGGCGGGGGCGTGTTGAAGGAACACGCCGCGGTTCGTGACGCGGTCGGCATCTTCGACGTCTCACACTTGGGGAAGGCGCTGGTGGCGGGCCCCGGTGCGGCGGAGTTCGTCAACAGCTGTTTGACCAATGATCTTCGGCGTATTGCGCCGGGCTCGGCTCAGTACACGCTGTGTTGCGACTCGGCGGGTGGTGTCGTCGACGATCTCATCGCCTACCTGGTCAGCGATGACGAGGTGTTCCTGGTGCCGAACGCGGCGAACACCGCTGCGGTGGTCGAGCGATTGGTAGCGGCCGCGCCCGATGGGATCGAGGTCCGCGGGCAGCACCGCGACTACGGAGTCCTGGCGGTGCAGGGCCCGCGATCGGCTGACGTTCTCGCTGCCCTCGATCTGGCCAACGACCTGCCGTATATGGCCTACATCGACGACACCTTCAACGGCGAGCCGATTCGTATCTGCCGCACCGGCTACACCGGCGAGCACGGTTATGAACTCCTGCCGAAGTGGGACACCAGCGTGCAGGTGTGGGATGCCTTAACCGAGGTGATCAGCGGCTTCGGTGGGATGCCGGCCGGCCTCGGTGCCCGCGACACGCTGCGCACCGAGATGGGGTATCCGCTGCACGGGCAGGACCTCTCCCTCCAGATATCACCATTGCAGGCTCGATCGGGCTGGGCCGTCGGCTGGAAGAAAGAGACGTTCTGGGGTCGCGAGGCGCTGCTGGCCGAGAAGGCGGCCGGACCGGCGCGCGTCCTCTGGGGTCTCAGCGCCGTCGGACGGGGAATTCCACGGGCTCACATGGAGCTGCTCGACGCCACCGGTGGCGTCATCGGCGAGGTCACCAGCGGGACGTTCTCACCGACTTTGAAGCGCGGCATCGGGCTCGCTCTGGTCTCGGTTGACGCTGGGGTGGCTGAGGGTGACGAGGTCGTGCTGGACGTGCGGGGGCGTCCGTCGCCGGTGGTGATCGTGAAGCCGCCGTTCGTGCCGTCGCACGTGCGCTAG